One genomic segment of Alosa sapidissima isolate fAloSap1 chromosome 13, fAloSap1.pri, whole genome shotgun sequence includes these proteins:
- the miga2 gene encoding mitoguardin 2, with protein MSLRQAEGMSIMQALAMTVAEIPVFLYSTFGQSIFSQLRLSPSLKKVLFATALGSVALALTAHHLKRRGRKRKQLGSKDAQKTVPIPELIRTGRPTSLKRGPTPGRQIMSPSTRSQDTVSSISSLAQSKHSSSSHSIASMRVPISPNLSPSQSMPLEVAALAEESGIVDDVNAENLYLMGMELFEEALQKWELALNIRHRSRSRNDSTSSNSLALQGAANALPVEMQNTQFAQKLESLLHRAYNLQEDFGSTIPPESLLADLESEGTLILPNVEISSRLHDDDATTIASDESFFSAAEWFDSLEECVYQPLRPSALYEEALQLVREDKVVCRSLRTELLECYSDHDFLAKLHCIRQAFEILLVDEAHRTFFVETGKQMISGLMAKANKSPKAFLESYEEMLLYTQREETWPTTKMELEGRGVVCMNFFDIVLDFILMDAFEDLESPPSSVVAVLRNRWLSDSFKETALATACWSVLKAKRRLLMVPDGFISHFYSISEHVSPVLAFGFLGPRQHLSEVCIIFKQQVLQYLKDMFDHDKVRFVSCPSLAEDLLRLSHRRSDILLGYLGIDSLIASNGALPSNNTHSPTLEQDKEQVNSDAAHE; from the exons ATGTCTCTGAGACAAGCTGAGGGCATGTCCATCATGCAGGCCCTGGCTATGACGGTGGCCGAGATCCCTGTGTTTCTCTACTCAACCTTTGGCCAG TCCATCTTCTCTCAGCTGCGCCTCTCTCCCAGCCTGAAGAAGGTTCTGTTCGCCACCGCGCTGGGCAGTGTAGCCCTGGCGCTGACTGCCCACCACTTGAAACGGCGTGGCAGGAAGCGGAAACAGTTGGGGTCCAAAGATGCCCAGAAGACTGTACCCATACCAGAGCTGATCCGCACGGGGCGGCCCACCTCCCTGAAGAGAG GGCCCACGCCGGGGCGACAGATTATGAGCCCCAGCACTCGCAGCCAGGACACCGTGAGCAGCATCTCCTCCCTGGCGCAGAGCAAGCATTCCAGTTCCTCACACAGCATTGCTTCA atgcGTGTACCTATTTCTCCCAACCTTTCGCCCAGTCAGTCAATGCCTTTGGAGGTGGCAGCTCTAGCCGAAGAATCGGGAATAGTAGACGATGTCAATGCAGAGAACCTTTACCTCATGG GTATGGAGTTATTTGAAGAGGCTCTGCAGAAATGGGAGCTGGCCCTGAACATCCGGCATCGCTCTCGCTCACGGAATGACTCTACTAGCAGTAACAGCTTAGCCCTGCAGGGGGCAgcaaatgcacttcca GTTGAGATGCAAAACACACAGTTTGCCCAGAAGCTTGAGTCCCTGCTACACAGAGCCTACAACCTGCAGGAAGACTTTGGCTCAACCATCCCTCCTGAAAGCCTGCTTGCTGATCTGG AGAGCGAAGGAACGCTGATATTGCCAAACGTCGAGATCTCCAGTCGATTACATGACGACGATGCCACAACAATTGCATCGGATGAGTCTTTTTTCTCTGCCGCAGAG tgGTTTGATTCTCTAGAGGAATGTGTATATCAGCCCCTGCGACCATCTGCATTGTATGAGGAGGCGTTGCAGCTGGTGCGTGAGGACAAGGTGGTCTGCAGATCCCTCAG GACAGAATTATTGGAGTGCTATAGTGACCATGACTTTCTGGCCAAACTACACTGCATCAGACAGGCATTTGAG ATTCTCCTTGTTGATGAGGCCCATCGGACGTTTTTCGTAGAGACAGGGAAACAGATGATCTCTGGACTCATGGCCAAAGCCAATAAG AGTCCAAAGGCCTTCCTGGAGAGTTATGAGGAGATGCTGCTGTATACCCAGAGGGAGGAGACCTGGCCCACTACCAAGATGGAGTTAGAAGGACGAGGG GTGGTGTGTATGAACTTCTTTGACATTGTATTGGACTTCATTCTAATGGATGCCTTTGAGGACCTTGAAAGCCCCCCTTCATCCGTTGTTGCTGTCTTGAGGAACCGTTGGCTATCTGATAGCTTCAAAGAAACT GCTCTTGCCACAGCTTGTTGGTCTGTACTGAAGGCTAAGAGGCGTTTACTGATG GTCCCTGATGGGTTTATTTCCCACTTCTACTCAATCTCGGAACACGTCAGTCCAGTTCTTGCCTTTGGGTTCTTGGGGCCCAGGCAGCACCTGAGTGAGGTGTGCATAATCTTCAAG CAACAAGTGCTGCAGTACCTCAAAGACATGTTTGATCATGATAAAGTGCGGTTCGTCTCCTGTCCATCTTTGGCCGAAGACCTCCTCAGGCTCTCGCACCGCCGTAGCGACATCCTACTTGGCTACCTGGGAATAGATAGCCTGATTGCATCCAATGGTGCATTACCAAGCAACAATACACACAGCCCAACATTGGAGCAAGACAAAGAACAGGTCAACTCCGATGCTGCACATGAATGA
- the tor1 gene encoding torsin family 1 isoform X1 — protein sequence MRVYLAFTLWLFLNVSLTVAVEPISTGIAVGMAAAITGFLASYPNLFYYFHECCRPEWISFNKTHLELALDRKLFGQHVASHVILKTVTGYMKNPNPKKPLVLSLHGWTGTGKNFVSQLIAESIYHNGMKSGFVHLFTATAHFPHPKHLETYKEQLQMWVKGNVTKCPRSMFIFDEMDKMQAGLIDSIKPYLDYYENLDGVSYRQAIFIFLSNAGGEKIAEVALNFWNAGRDREEIKLKDLEMAVTLAVFNNKQSGFWHANLIDKNLVDVYVPFLPLELKHVVQCGLAEMAARDMEPDRDVVEQMAKDLNYFPKEERVFATQGCKVISSRLDYYI from the exons ATGAGGGTGTACTTAGCGTTCACGCTATGGCTATTTTTAAACGTGTCGCTAACAGTTGCGGTCGAGCCCATCAGTACTGGCATAGCCGTGGGTATGGCAGCAGCGATCACTGGCTTTCTTGCCAGTTATCCAAATTTGTTTTACTATTTCCATGAATGCTGTCGACCAGAGTGGATCTCCTTCAATAAAACAC ATCTGGAGTTGGCCTTGGACAGAAAGCTCTTTGGTCAGCATGTGGCGTCCCACGTCATCCTGAAAACGGTGACTGGATACATGAAAAACCCGAACCCCAAGAAACCCCTGGTCCTCTCTCTGCATGGCTGGACAGGCACTGGGAAGAACTTTGTGAGCCAGCTGATCGCCGAGAGCATCTACCACAATGGCATGAAGAGCGGATTTGTGCATTTGTTCACAGCCACAGCACATTTCCCTCACCCGAAGCATCTGGAAACGTACAAA GAGCAGCTACAAATGTGGGTTAAAGGGAATGTCACAAAGTGTCCACGCTCCATGTTCATCTTTGATGAGATGGACAAAATGCAAGCTGGCCTTATCGACAGCATCAAGCCATACTTGGACTACTATGAAAATCTGGATGGGGTTTCTTATAGGCAGGCCATCTTCATTTTCCTCAG taaTGCAGGGGGGGAGAAGATTGCCGAGGTGGCCCTGAACTTCTGGAATGCCGGTCGAGACAGAGAAGAAATCAAGCTGAAGGATTTGGAGATGGCAGTCACACTCGCTGTCTTTAACAACAAACAGA GTGGTTTCTGGCATGCCAATTTGATTGACAAGAACCTGGTGGACGTCTATGTGCCTTTCCTGCCCCTGGAGCTCAAGCACGTGGTTCAGTGTGGCCTTGCTGAGATGGCCGCAAGAGACATGGAGCCGGACCGGGACGTGGTGGAGCAGATGGCCAAAGATCTGAACTACTTCCCCAAAGAAGAGCGCGTCTTTGCCACACAGGGCTGCAAAGTGATCTCCAGCCGACTGGATTACTACATTTAA
- the tor1 gene encoding torsin family 1 isoform X2 produces the protein MGPMCVTLLRYILITSCIVDSFEPITTTAFFGAGACYLGNKLYKILYETCDETWIRFNSSNLELALDRKLFGQHVASHVILKTVTGYMKNPNPKKPLVLSLHGWTGTGKNFVSQLIAESIYHNGMKSGFVHLFTATAHFPHPKHLETYKEQLQMWVKGNVTKCPRSMFIFDEMDKMQAGLIDSIKPYLDYYENLDGVSYRQAIFIFLSNAGGEKIAEVALNFWNAGRDREEIKLKDLEMAVTLAVFNNKQSGFWHANLIDKNLVDVYVPFLPLELKHVVQCGLAEMAARDMEPDRDVVEQMAKDLNYFPKEERVFATQGCKVISSRLDYYI, from the exons ATGGGACCCATGTGCGTGACACTTCTGCGTTATATTTTGATAACCAGTTGCATTGTAGATTCATTCGAGCCGATAACAACCACAGCCTTTTTTGGAGCCGGGGCCTGTTACCTTGGAAATAAGTTGTATAAAATTCTGTACGAAACGTGCGATGAGACCTGGATCAGATTCAACTCCTCTA ATCTGGAGTTGGCCTTGGACAGAAAGCTCTTTGGTCAGCATGTGGCGTCCCACGTCATCCTGAAAACGGTGACTGGATACATGAAAAACCCGAACCCCAAGAAACCCCTGGTCCTCTCTCTGCATGGCTGGACAGGCACTGGGAAGAACTTTGTGAGCCAGCTGATCGCCGAGAGCATCTACCACAATGGCATGAAGAGCGGATTTGTGCATTTGTTCACAGCCACAGCACATTTCCCTCACCCGAAGCATCTGGAAACGTACAAA GAGCAGCTACAAATGTGGGTTAAAGGGAATGTCACAAAGTGTCCACGCTCCATGTTCATCTTTGATGAGATGGACAAAATGCAAGCTGGCCTTATCGACAGCATCAAGCCATACTTGGACTACTATGAAAATCTGGATGGGGTTTCTTATAGGCAGGCCATCTTCATTTTCCTCAG taaTGCAGGGGGGGAGAAGATTGCCGAGGTGGCCCTGAACTTCTGGAATGCCGGTCGAGACAGAGAAGAAATCAAGCTGAAGGATTTGGAGATGGCAGTCACACTCGCTGTCTTTAACAACAAACAGA GTGGTTTCTGGCATGCCAATTTGATTGACAAGAACCTGGTGGACGTCTATGTGCCTTTCCTGCCCCTGGAGCTCAAGCACGTGGTTCAGTGTGGCCTTGCTGAGATGGCCGCAAGAGACATGGAGCCGGACCGGGACGTGGTGGAGCAGATGGCCAAAGATCTGAACTACTTCCCCAAAGAAGAGCGCGTCTTTGCCACACAGGGCTGCAAAGTGATCTCCAGCCGACTGGATTACTACATTTAA
- the LOC121680074 gene encoding alpha-N-acetylgalactosaminide alpha-2,6-sialyltransferase 6-like isoform X1, which yields MGFILVEKPGHQSQRMVVFGAIFLLTTLLILYSSNSGNQLYSAVGGGNYHYVSKNTNLKRWATRDAYVPVFGNKTLLLRCGQCALVTSSSHVLGSGVGPEIDSSECVIRMNDAPTSGFEKDVGNRTTLRVVAHSSVFRVVRRPTEFLNLSADMSIIFWGPPTKIGKETKGTLFRLIQRVSATYRNVSFYTITPSKMKKFDSLFQRETGRDREKSRSWLSTGWFTMVIAIELCDNIKVYGMVPPSYCGRKQPKRMPYHYYKPRGADECAMYLQNEKGRRGNHHRFITEKQVFSRWAKLYNITFSNPTW from the exons ATGGGATTTATTTTGGTTGAAAAG CCAGGGCATCAGAGTCAGCGGATGGTGGTCTTCGGTGCCATCTTCCTCCTCACAACACTGCTCATCCTCTACAGCTCCAACAGCGGAAACCAGCTGTACAGTGCTGTCGGAGGAGGGAACTATCATTACGTGTCCAAAAACACAAATCTGAAAAGATGGGCCACAAGAGATGCATATGTCCCGGTCTTTGGAAACAAG ACGCTCTTGCTGCGCTGTGGCCAGTGTGCCCTGGTGACGAGTTCCAGCCACGTGCTGGGCAGCGGTGTGGGTCCTGAGATTGACAGTTCTGAGTGTGTGATCCGCATGAATGATGCTCCCACCTCTGGCTTTGAGAAGGATGTGGGGAACCGAACTACCCTGCGTGTGGTGGCACACTCCAGCGTGTTCCGTGTGGTGCGCAGGCCCACTGAGTTCCTCAACTTGTCCGCTGACATGTCCATCATCTTCTGGGGCCCACCGACCAAGATTGGGAAAGAGACGAAGGGCACCCTGTTCCGGCTCATCCAGAGGGTTAGTGCCACCTACAGGAACGTCTCGTTCTACACCATCACCCCCAGCAAGATGAAGAAGTTTGACTCGCTGTTCCAGAGGGAAACTGGCCGAGACAG AGAGAAGTCTCGCTCCTGGCTCAGCACCGGCTGGTTCACCATGGTGATCGCCATTGAGCTGTGTGACAATATTAAAGTCTATGGAATGGTGCCACCCAGTTACTGTGG ACGGAAGCAGCCAAAGCGCATGCCGTATCACTACTACAAGCCCCGTGGGGCTGACGAATGTGCCATGTACCTGCAGAATGAGAAGGGTCGTCGTGGAAACCACCACCGCTTCATCACCGAAAAACAGGTGTTTTCACGCTGGGCCAAGCTCTACAATATCACTTTCTCCAATCCCACCTGGTAA
- the LOC121680074 gene encoding alpha-N-acetylgalactosaminide alpha-2,6-sialyltransferase 6-like isoform X2, with protein MELWDLFWLKSSNSGNQLYSAVGGGNYHYVSKNTNLKRWATRDAYVPVFGNKTLLLRCGQCALVTSSSHVLGSGVGPEIDSSECVIRMNDAPTSGFEKDVGNRTTLRVVAHSSVFRVVRRPTEFLNLSADMSIIFWGPPTKIGKETKGTLFRLIQRVSATYRNVSFYTITPSKMKKFDSLFQRETGRDREKSRSWLSTGWFTMVIAIELCDNIKVYGMVPPSYCGRKQPKRMPYHYYKPRGADECAMYLQNEKGRRGNHHRFITEKQVFSRWAKLYNITFSNPTW; from the exons ATGGAACTATGGGATTTATTTTGGTTGAAAAG CTCCAACAGCGGAAACCAGCTGTACAGTGCTGTCGGAGGAGGGAACTATCATTACGTGTCCAAAAACACAAATCTGAAAAGATGGGCCACAAGAGATGCATATGTCCCGGTCTTTGGAAACAAG ACGCTCTTGCTGCGCTGTGGCCAGTGTGCCCTGGTGACGAGTTCCAGCCACGTGCTGGGCAGCGGTGTGGGTCCTGAGATTGACAGTTCTGAGTGTGTGATCCGCATGAATGATGCTCCCACCTCTGGCTTTGAGAAGGATGTGGGGAACCGAACTACCCTGCGTGTGGTGGCACACTCCAGCGTGTTCCGTGTGGTGCGCAGGCCCACTGAGTTCCTCAACTTGTCCGCTGACATGTCCATCATCTTCTGGGGCCCACCGACCAAGATTGGGAAAGAGACGAAGGGCACCCTGTTCCGGCTCATCCAGAGGGTTAGTGCCACCTACAGGAACGTCTCGTTCTACACCATCACCCCCAGCAAGATGAAGAAGTTTGACTCGCTGTTCCAGAGGGAAACTGGCCGAGACAG AGAGAAGTCTCGCTCCTGGCTCAGCACCGGCTGGTTCACCATGGTGATCGCCATTGAGCTGTGTGACAATATTAAAGTCTATGGAATGGTGCCACCCAGTTACTGTGG ACGGAAGCAGCCAAAGCGCATGCCGTATCACTACTACAAGCCCCGTGGGGCTGACGAATGTGCCATGTACCTGCAGAATGAGAAGGGTCGTCGTGGAAACCACCACCGCTTCATCACCGAAAAACAGGTGTTTTCACGCTGGGCCAAGCTCTACAATATCACTTTCTCCAATCCCACCTGGTAA
- the LOC121679992 gene encoding SUN domain-containing protein 2-like, producing the protein MSRRSLRLLTNGYYRDDGEMNESSSSHHLSYQESPVRVFKRRTGSRRQTLSCNGSQGTTLSRTVSQTAASCISFSSESLRGVASALKAAAQRQNQYVSPTSRSCSSGRSLLDQSCLTSGYSSSEECEAGLPPPWRKRSRHLSRTQRTSSSRMFCGDAQSVDTSFIQVLFASLALLCCNLFGLLGDVLLLCSCTQLLRKPALTVLTLTLIATGFWFWYPALTSLLNVTEPAWSGYSTSTLAINTDPRIVTDFNVFRKEVLDRINHREARWKDSWTRELDDVKREISLLQKDGERHRHMSEILNAEITHFKDVAKTNDLDQQAWVTKKVTELKDSVSYLKTVQHNLEQRMDAQENTNAQLKAGLTDWLKRELRAGLGQDTGSVVLHTELQGQLEALEKRLLHHLAEVAHKERSDMWRTMAESLQKEGLGAITIKDVHEIVQRALSLYKADGTGMADYALESLGATVIESRCTETYRTRSRCYSLFGVPLWYASETPRTVIQPEMYPGKCWAFKGSEGFLTIALSLPVRVTHVTLEHIPKSLSPTGRIDSAPQEFAVYGLSGFDEQEEGKFLGRFTYNSDGEPIQTFELPDSVKDVYGALQLRVLSNWGNPKYSCIYRFRVHGQPLSH; encoded by the exons ATGTCCCGGCGAAGTTTGAGGTTACTGACAAACGGTTATTACCGTGACGACGGTGAAATGAACGAGAGCAGCAGCTCTCACCATCTGTCTTACCAAGAGAGCCCTGTCAG ggtgtttAAGAGGAGGACCGGCTCTCGGAGGCAGACTCTGTCCTGTAACGGGTCACAGGGGACCACCCTCTCCCGTACCGTGTCTCAGACGGCAGCATCCTGCATCTCCTTCAGCTCAGAGTCTTTgagag GTGTGGCCTCTGCCTTGAAGGCAGCCGCTCAGAGACAGAACCAGTACGTTAGCCCCACCTCCCGCAGCTGCAGCTCTGGGCGCTCCCTGCTGGACCAGTCGTGCCTGACCTCTGGATACTCGTCCTCAGAGGAGTGTGAGGCTGGCCTGCCCCCCCCCTGGAGAAAGAGGAGCAGGCATCTGAGCAGGACCCAGCGcacca GTTCTTCTAGGATGTTCTGTGGTGATGCTCAGTCTGTGGACACAAGTTTCATACAAG TGCTGTTTGCCAGTCTCGCCCTGCTCTGCTGCAACCTCTTTGGCCTCCTCGGGGATGTGCTGCTTCTCTGCAG TTGTACCCAGCTCTTGAGGAAGCCTGCACTGACTGTTTTGACTTTGACCCTTATTGCTACTG gtTTCTGGTTTTGGTACCCTgctctcacctctctcctgaATGTTACTGAACCTGCCTGGTCTGGATACAGCACATCTACCCTCGCCATAAACACG GACCCAAGGATTGTGACAGATTTCAACGTGTTCCGCAAGGAAGTCCTAGACCGTATCAACCATAGAGAGGCCAGATGGAAGGACAGCTGGACTCGAGAACTGGATGatgttaag CGAGAGATCAGCCTTCtgcagaaggatggagagagacacaggcacATGTCTGAG ATTCTGAATGCAGAAATCACTCATTTTAAGGATGTGGCAAAAAC CAACGACCTTGACCAGCAGGCTTGGGTGACCAAAAAGGTTACTGAACTCAAAGACAGCGTGTCGTACCTCAAAACTGTTCAGCACAACCTGGAACAACGAATGGATGCCCAAGAAAACACTAATGCTCAG CTGAAGGCGGGGCTCACTGATTGGCTGAAGAGAGAGCTCCGGGCGGGACTTGGTCAGGATACAGGAAGTGTTGTTCTTCACACTGAGCTGCAGGGGCAGCTGGAGGCTCTGGAGAAGAGGCTGCTCCACCATCTGGCTGAAGTAGCACACAAGGAACGCTCTGACATGTGGAGGACTATGGCAGAGAGCCTGCAGAAGGAAGGACTTGGTGCCATCACGATCAAG GATGTCCATGAGATTGTTCAGAGGGCATTGAGCCTCTATAAAGCAGATGGAACTGGCATGGCTGACTACGCTCTGGAATCTTTAG gtgctacTGTGATCGAGTCCCGTTGCACAGAAACATACCGCACCAGGTCTCGGTGTTACAGCCTGTTTGGGGTCCCACTGTGGTATGCTTCAGAGACTCCACGCACTGTTATACAG cctgaGATGTATCCTGGGAAGTGCTGGGCGTTTAAAGGTAGTGAGGGGTTCCTCACCATCGCCCTGTCCCTCCCTGTGCGCGTCACACATGTCACCTTGGAGCACATCCCTAAGAGCCTTTCCCCCACCGGCCGCATCGACAGCGCCCCACAAGAGTTCGCCGTTTAC GGCCTGAGTGGCTTTGATGAGCAGGAGGAAGGGAAGTTCCTGGGTAGATTCACGTATAACTCTGATGGCGAGCCCATCCAGACCTTTGAGCTGCCG GACTCTGTGAAGGATGTGTATGGTGCACTGCAGTTGAGGGTTCTCAGTAACTGGGGTAACCCTAAGTACTCCTGCATCTACAGATTCAGGGTCCACGGCCAGCCACTGTCTcactga